In Lineus longissimus chromosome 9, tnLinLong1.2, whole genome shotgun sequence, one genomic interval encodes:
- the LOC135493264 gene encoding uncharacterized protein LOC135493264, protein MVATLLSIFASFTSSMSSVPSSDIKEQTFIMIKPDAVQRGLVNKIIGRFEQKGFKLVGMKMMKADRALLENHYADLSKKPFFKGLVSYMASGPVVPMVWEGKGVVRTGRVILGETDPAKSLPGTIRGDYCIDIGRNVCHGSDAIESAKKEISLWFKPEELSSWEPSQNSWVYEVSD, encoded by the exons ATGGTTGCTACACTTCTCTCaatttttgcaagttttaccAGCAGTATGTCGTCCGTACCATCCAGTGACATTAAGGAACAAACCTTCATTATGATCAAGCCAGATGCTGTACAACGCGGCTTGGTCAATAAGATTATAGGACGGTTTGAACAAAAAGGTTTCAAGCTCGTcggaatgaaaatgatgaag GCTGACCGGGCACTATTGGAAAACCACTATGCTGACCTTTCCAAAAAACCATTCTTCAAAGGGTTGGTTTCTTACATGGCATCTGGACCAGTGGTACCAATG GTTTGGGAAGGTAAAGGTGTCGTGAGAACAGGGCGAGTGATCCTCGGTGAAACTGATCCCGCAAAATCTTTGCCAGGAACGATACGTGGTGATTACTGCATCGATATTGGAAG GAACGTATGCCACGGTTCCGATGCGATTGAGTCTGCAAAAAAAGAGATTTCACTTTGGTTCAAGCCAGAAGAACTCTCCAGCTGGGAGCCAAGTCAGAATAGCTGGGTCTATGAAGTGTCCGATTAG